One Gadus morhua chromosome 13, gadMor3.0, whole genome shotgun sequence genomic window carries:
- the rft1 gene encoding protein RFT1 homolog produces the protein MSSQDVLQDASTLASYNVLLQVMFRALTFVMNAFTLRFVSKELIGVVNVRLMLLYSTLVFLSREAFRRACLSGGSGPGRSWRQTLNLLWLTLPLGVLWGSLLVCVWLWLLEAPDPQAVPHYGPAVGVFALASLVELLGEPLWVLAQAHLLVRLKLGAESLALGAKCLFTVGLVVLAPQGGLYIFSAAQLVYTGCLVLCYLVYFVRFVGSEEANRKGFPIKTVGELLPRSAPGEPAVDWALARLTWSFFKQSFLKQLLTEGERYVMTFLSVLSFGDQGVYDIVNNLGSMVARFLFLPIEESFYVFFSKVLRRGGDARSQKQEDVSVAAEVLESLLKLVVVVGLVITVFGFAYSHLALDLYGGALLSAGAGPVLLRVYSGYVLLLAVNGITECFVFAAMSQEELDRYNGVMLALSVSFLLLSYLLTGWLGSVGFILANCLNMALRILHSLLYIKRYFQASPWGPLRGLLPSPALLLALALSAVVTALSESMFCCSSGWPLRLVHVAVGAVCLSGVLLTVLLTETRLVAFVRTQLRPGTRGKRT, from the exons ATGAGCTCTCAGGATGTCCTCCAGGACGCCTCCACCCTGGCGTCCTATAACGTATTGCTGCAG GTGATGTTCCGCGCGCTCACCTTCGTGATGAACGCGTTCACGCTGCGGTTTGTTTCCAAAGAACTGATCGGGGTGGTGAACGTGAG GTTGATGCTGCTGTACTCCACGCTGGTCTTCCTGTCCAGAGAGGCTTTCCGGAGGGCGTGTCTCAGCGGGGGGTCTGGACCGGGCCGGAGCTGGAGGCAGACCCTCAACCTGCTGTGGCTGAC CCTGCCCCTGGGTGTGCTGTGGGGCTccctcctggtgtgtgtgtggctgtggctCCTGGAGGCCCCCGACCCCCAGGCCGTCCCCCACTACGGCCCGGCCGTGGGGGTCTTCGCGTTGGCGTCGCTGGTGGAGCTGCTGGGGGAGCCCCTCTGGGTGCTGGCCCAGGCCCACCTGCTGGTGCGCCTGAAGCTGGGGGCCGAGAGCCTGGCCCTGGGGGCCAAGTGCCTGTTCACCGTGGGGCTGGTGGTCCTCGCTCCCCAGGGGGGGCTGTACATCTTCTCAGCGGCTCAG CTGGTGTACACCGGATGCCTGGTTCTCTGCTACCTCGTCTATTTTGTTCGCTTCGTGGGATCTGAGGAAGCAAACAGGAAAGGTTTTCCGATAAAGACGGTTGGAGAACTGCTGCCACGCTCGGCCCCGGGAGAG CCGGCGGTGGACTGGGCGCTGGCCCGGCTGACGTGGAGCTTCTTCAAGCAGTCGTTCCTGAAGCAGCTCCTGACGGAGGGCGAGCGGTACGTCATGACCTTCCTGAGCGTGCTGAGCTTCGGGGATCAGGGCGTGTACGACATCGTCAACAACCTGGGCTCCATGGTGGCCCGCTTCCTCTTCCTGCCCATCGAGGAGAGCTTCTACGTGTTCTTCTCCAAGGTGCTGCGGAGAGGCGGCGACGCGCGCAGCCAGAAACAG gaGGACGTTTCGGTGGCGGCCGAGGTGCTGGAGAGCCTGCtgaagctggtggtggtggtcggccTGGTCATCACCGTGTTCGGCTTCGCCTACTCCCACCTCGCCCTGGACCTCTACGGGGGCGCCCTGCTGAGCGCCGGAGCCG GGCCCGTCCTGCTGAGGGTCTACAGCGGCTACGTCCTCCTGCTGGCCGTCAACGGGATCACCGAGTGCTTCGTGTTCGCTGCCATgagccaggaggagctggaccg gtacaaCGGGGTGATGCTGgccctctccgtctccttccTGCTGCTCTCCTACCTGCTGACCGGGTGGCTGGGCTCCGTGGGCTTCATCCTGGCCAACTGCCTGAACATGGCCCTCCGCATCCTGCACAGCCTGCTCTACATCAAGCGCTACTTCCAGGCGAGCCCCTGGGGGCCGCTGAGGGGCCTGCTGCCCTCCCCCGCCCTGCTGCTGGCCCTCGCCCTGAGCGCCGTGGTCACGGCTCTGTCGGAG tccATGTTCTGCTGCTCCAGCGGCTGGCCTCTCCGTCTGGTCCACGTTGCCGTGGGCGCCGTGTGTCTGTCCGGCGTCCTCCTCACCGTCCTTCTCACCGAGACGCGGCTGGTCGCCTTCGTCAGGACCCAGCTCCGCCCCGGGACCCGGGGGAAGAGGACGTGA
- the mustn1a gene encoding musculoskeletal embryonic nuclear protein 1 isoform X2: MSQGEDDGQEQRLALRDEDLVEAKDKLGTQGPLKSKTYEVMAECEKAGKAAPSVFSSARSGGETAFSKTANQRPLRK; encoded by the exons ATGTCGCAG GGGGAAGACGACGGCCAGGAGCAGCGTCTTGCCTTGAGGGATGAGGACCTGGTGGAGGCCAAGGACAAGCTGGGCACCCAGGGGCCCTTGAAGAGCAAGACCTACGAAGTGATGGCAGAGTGTG AGAAGGCGGGGAAGGCTGCTCCGTCAGTGTTCAGCTCAGCGCGGTCGGGTGGAGAGACCGCCTTCAGCAAGACGGCCAATCAGAGACCGCTCAGGAAGTAG
- the mustn1a gene encoding musculoskeletal embryonic nuclear protein 1 isoform X1 → MSQQGEDDGQEQRLALRDEDLVEAKDKLGTQGPLKSKTYEVMAECEKAGKAAPSVFSSARSGGETAFSKTANQRPLRK, encoded by the exons ATGTCGCAG CAGGGGGAAGACGACGGCCAGGAGCAGCGTCTTGCCTTGAGGGATGAGGACCTGGTGGAGGCCAAGGACAAGCTGGGCACCCAGGGGCCCTTGAAGAGCAAGACCTACGAAGTGATGGCAGAGTGTG AGAAGGCGGGGAAGGCTGCTCCGTCAGTGTTCAGCTCAGCGCGGTCGGGTGGAGAGACCGCCTTCAGCAAGACGGCCAATCAGAGACCGCTCAGGAAGTAG